TTTCTTTCCAAAAGTGTCTCGAGGGCTTTAAATCTAAATGTTGCCATAGTTATTCAGGGATATTTGTGAATGATTTTCTACGTTTCGAAATCAAAAGTAATTTTTTTGACATACATCCTTGCTTTTTGAGACTATTCTGTGCTTCATTTTCACAATTTCTTAATATTACCCCTCATTTTTTGACACATCTCTTCATTTTTTGTTGTTTTTCGGGTCAAAAAGATGTTTTCTGGTTTTATTATCCTAGAATCCAATTTCAGATTGACGCATTTTCAATATATTTCGTAACTATATTTTACCAGCTATTTATTTTTTACAATAATTTTCGGCATAAAACACAAGAAAGGGGAATGCAGTTCTGCATTCCCCTTTCGGTTAACTATTTGGATGTTGCTATTAAATCAACTTTTACTTTTCACCTTCAGCAAAGTGTTTATAGAAAAGCGGAATGGTGCGAATTCCATTATAGAAATTCTCCAACGGGAAGTTTTCGTTGGGTGAATGAATAGCGTCCGACTCCAGTCCAAATCCTAACAGAATCGATTTTATTCCCAGAATTTCCTCGAATGTTGAAATAATTGGAATACTACCTCCACTTCGTACCGGAACCGGAGTACGGCCAAATACATCTTCGCAGGCTTTTTCGGCTGCACGATAGGCCGGCAAATCAATCGGGCAAACGTATGCCTTACCTCCATGCAACGGAGTTACCTCAACGTTTACGGTATCGGGAGCAATGGATTCGAAATATTCTTTGAAAACCACCGCCATTTTTTCGTGGTCCTGATTTGGAACCAGGCGACTACTGATTTTTGCGAATGCTTTGGACGGCAAAACGGTTTTTGCTCCTTCACCGGTGTAACCACCCCAGATTCCACACAAATCAAACGACGGACGAATTCCGGTCCGCTCATTGGTCGTAAATCCTTTTTCACCATCGAGCGCTTCCACGCCAATCGACTTTTTATACTCCGCTTCATCGAAAGGAGCTTCCGCTAATTTGGCCCGCTCTTCGTCTGAAACTTCCAGAACGTCGTCATAGAAACCAGGAATGGTCACGCGATTGTTCTCGTCGACCATACCGGCAATCATCTGACTCAATATATTAATAGGATTAGCTACGGCTCCGCCAAACAGCCCGGAGTGCAAATCGCGGTTGGGGCCGGTCACTTCGACCTGCCAGTACGCCAAACCACGCAAGCCGGTTGTAATCGACGGAATGTCGCAGGCAATCATACTGGTATCCGAAACCAGAATGATATCAGCCTTGAGCATCTCTTTATTCTCTTCACAAAATTTGCCCAGGTTCGGTGAACCCACTTCCTCTTCTCCCTCAACCATGAATTTCACATTACAGGGAAGTGCATCGTTTTTCACCATCAGCTCGAAAGCCTTGGCATGCATGAAAGACTGACCTTTGTTATCCTCAGCACCACGAGCCCATATCTTTCCGTCTTTAATCTCGGCTTTAAAAGGCTCTGTGTTCCACTTTTCAATCGGGTCAACGGGCATCACATCCATATGGCCATAAACCAACACCGTCGGCTTGGCCGGATCAATAATTTTTTCGCCATAAGTAACCGGGTTACCATCCGTTTCGAAAACTTCCGCTTTGTCCGCACCTGCATCCAGCATCAGTTTTTTCCAGTACTCGGCCGCTTTGTACATGTCCGGCTTGTGTTGAGCGATGGAACTGATAGACGGAATACTAATCAGTTCGAACAATTCCTCGAGGAATCGATCCTTGTTCTCTTCGATATATTTATTAATGTAATCCATGATGTGAATTTATTTTTGAATGCCTAAGGTACATTTTTTCCTCTTGCAGACAGAATCCGTTTTGTGGAAAATCTCCGGCCTAACTATCGAACTCCCGGCAGCAAAAACAAACCTGTTTCGGAAATAACAGGACAAGCCATCGCATTATCAATAGTAAGCCGAACCTTTTCAGCCGTAACCATCGGAAACCGGACAAGCTTTTTGTAACCAATCGTGCTTCCATTTGTCACCGTCTTCCATTCTCCGTTTTGCCATACATCTACCGAGAATTCGGATACTCGTTGTCCCAGCGGAATATATTCCTGTGCCATGAAGCAATTAAATGTCTCCTTGCCGGGAAGTTGAAAAACAATGGTTCCACTTTTCTCATCGTCATTGGTAGCCCAATAAGTATCCAAATCATCATCAACGGTATTCCTGACATCATAAAACTCGCTTTCACCGCGGGTGGCGGAAGCTTCTACCTTCGCATTCCGTAGCAGGTTGTCGTCGAACGCTTCTTTCAACCAGGCATGAAATTCCATTAACCGAGTCGAATCGACGGGATTGATACGGCCTGTTCTATCGGGAGGAACATTCAAATTCAGCGAAGCTCCGTTTCCAACGGAATGGAAATAAATCTCCACCAACTCCTCCAAGCTTTTCACTTTGTCGTTTTCAGCAGGGTGATAAAACCATCCGGGACGAATGGAGACATCGGCCTCAGCCGGCATCCAGAACTTTCCATTCTGAGTTCCGGTTTCACCAATTTGCCACTGGGTTGTTCCGGCAACGGCTTTTGTTTCACCCTTCGCGGGAAGCGGAGTATAGGTTTCCCAGCAGGAATCCTTCGCGAAACCATTTTCGTTGCCCACCCAGCGAATATCCGGTCCGGCATCACTGAAGATACAGGCTCCAGGCTGTAGTTCGCGTACCAGTGGAATTAGTTTGTCCCATTGGTAGTACGACGACCGATCGATCTTTCGCGTTTCCCGCGCACCTCCGTAATATCCATCTCCACCATTGGCACCGTCCCACCACACTTCGAAAATATTTCCATAGTTGGTCAGGAGTTCCTGCAACTGATTCCGGTAGTAGGTAATGTATTCCGGCTGACCGTAACCGGCATAATTCCGGTCCCAAGGCGATAAGTACACTCCAAATTTCATTTGATACGTTCTACAAGCATCCGAAATTTCCTTTACAACGTCTCCTTTTCCATCTTTCCAGGGTGAGTTCTTTACCGAATGTTCGGTATAAGCCGAAGGCCACAGGCAAAATCCATCGTGGTGCTTGGCTGTTAATATCGCTCCTTTGAAGCCCGCCTCCCGGAGCGTGCCAATAATCTGGTCTGCATCGAAATCGGTAGGATTGAAAACCGACTCGGGCTCATCGCCGTAGCCCCACTCTTTATCCGTAAACGTGTTGGTTGTGAAATGCAGAAAAGCATACATTTCCATCTGGTGCCATTTCATTTGACGCTTCGAAGGAATTGCCCCATATGGTTCGGGTGGAGGAACCACTTTTTCGTGGCAACTAACAGATATGAAAAGCAGGCAGGTTAATCCAATTATCTTATACATGGTCGTTTGTTTAGTTTATGTCAACTAAACAAAATTAACAACTTATCCCAAAAACCAATTCCCTGTCGCAATATTGAAAATCAACCGAATGTATTTCATGTTTAGTTCTATCTCACTAACTTTATAAGTAAACCTAATAGTTATGACACAGGAAGAAATCATCAACCATTTCCTTTCCCGGGCAAAAGAAATTGAAGAGCAAGCCCGGCAACAATCCGAACTGGCCG
This Prolixibacter sp. NT017 DNA region includes the following protein-coding sequences:
- a CDS encoding dipeptidase, producing MDYINKYIEENKDRFLEELFELISIPSISSIAQHKPDMYKAAEYWKKLMLDAGADKAEVFETDGNPVTYGEKIIDPAKPTVLVYGHMDVMPVDPIEKWNTEPFKAEIKDGKIWARGAEDNKGQSFMHAKAFELMVKNDALPCNVKFMVEGEEEVGSPNLGKFCEENKEMLKADIILVSDTSMIACDIPSITTGLRGLAYWQVEVTGPNRDLHSGLFGGAVANPINILSQMIAGMVDENNRVTIPGFYDDVLEVSDEERAKLAEAPFDEAEYKKSIGVEALDGEKGFTTNERTGIRPSFDLCGIWGGYTGEGAKTVLPSKAFAKISSRLVPNQDHEKMAVVFKEYFESIAPDTVNVEVTPLHGGKAYVCPIDLPAYRAAEKACEDVFGRTPVPVRSGGSIPIISTFEEILGIKSILLGFGLESDAIHSPNENFPLENFYNGIRTIPLFYKHFAEGEK
- a CDS encoding alpha-L-fucosidase; the protein is MYKIIGLTCLLFISVSCHEKVVPPPEPYGAIPSKRQMKWHQMEMYAFLHFTTNTFTDKEWGYGDEPESVFNPTDFDADQIIGTLREAGFKGAILTAKHHDGFCLWPSAYTEHSVKNSPWKDGKGDVVKEISDACRTYQMKFGVYLSPWDRNYAGYGQPEYITYYRNQLQELLTNYGNIFEVWWDGANGGDGYYGGARETRKIDRSSYYQWDKLIPLVRELQPGACIFSDAGPDIRWVGNENGFAKDSCWETYTPLPAKGETKAVAGTTQWQIGETGTQNGKFWMPAEADVSIRPGWFYHPAENDKVKSLEELVEIYFHSVGNGASLNLNVPPDRTGRINPVDSTRLMEFHAWLKEAFDDNLLRNAKVEASATRGESEFYDVRNTVDDDLDTYWATNDDEKSGTIVFQLPGKETFNCFMAQEYIPLGQRVSEFSVDVWQNGEWKTVTNGSTIGYKKLVRFPMVTAEKVRLTIDNAMACPVISETGLFLLPGVR